In Elaeis guineensis isolate ETL-2024a chromosome 1, EG11, whole genome shotgun sequence, a genomic segment contains:
- the LOC105039283 gene encoding uncharacterized protein — MLPPTARINLSSLKSQIAKKLGPKRAQQYFGYLKQLLAQKLSKLEFNKFCLLILGRENIPLHNQLIRSIFKNAFNARTPAHVKVTTKPIGSTGKISPQGDGRINGKPASSTPLPTIWSNGDILPPSPRKVRSCIRDWRIKDRPSPLGPSGSADVAAHQSLLPFDEETIRVNGVLDPCDLKRPMQDHQGGPAEQPAKRPRVENLSPHDRASVHSKGLVEVGVVEDGEEVELSNDLNSKRGPLQAPLGIPFCPASVGGARRSVPLVTISSTDSFRSNCDDGELCHTEALKKWMEKISESQGLGGVTMECASLLNNGLHAYLKNLIMSCVDLVGARSGRESIKHPVYKQQPVVKPINGFWPGNHMHVQSSGGSSEGTHGLRNLSSISLQDFRIAMELNPLQLGEDWPLLLEKICLHSFEE; from the coding sequence ATGCTGCCACCCACCGCCCGGATTAATCTCAGCAGCCTCAAGTCCCAGATAGCCAAGAAGCTCGGCCCCAAGCGAGCCCAGCAGTATTTTGGTTACCTGAAACAGTTGCTGGCGCAGAAGCTGAGCAAGCTAGAGTTCAACAAGTTCTGCCTTCTGATCCTCGGACGCGAGAACATCCCATTGCACAACCAGCTCATCCGCTCGATCTTTAAGAATGCGTTTAATGCCAGGACCCCAGCCCATGTTAAGGTCACCACGAAGCCCATTGGAAGTACAGGGAAGATATCCCCTCAAGGAGATGGTAGAATCAATGGGAAACCTGCTTCTTCAACTCCACTGCCGACTATTTGGTCCAACGGGGACATCTTGCCACCATCACCTCGCAAGGTCAGGTCCTGCATtcgagactggaggatcaaagaCCGCCCAAGTCCTCTTGGACCTAGTGGGAGCGCAGATGTTGCAGCTCACCAATCTTTATTACCTTTTGATGAAGAAACCATCAGGGTGAATGGCGTTTTGGATCCTTGTGATTTGAAGAGACCCATGCAGGATCATCAAGGTGGGCCTGCAGAGCAGCCAGCAAAGAGACCTCGGGTGGAGAATTTGTCACCGCATGATCGGGCCTCTGTACACAGCAAGGGTCTGGTTGAAGTGGGTGTTGTGGAAGATGGGGAAGAGGTTGAACTGAGTAATGATttgaactccaagagaggtcctCTTCAGGCTCCACTTGGGATACCATTCTGTCCTGCTAGTGTCGGTGGGGCACGGAGATCTGTACCATTGGTAACTATTTCTAGCACTGATAGCTTTAGAAGTAACTGTGATGATGGTGAGCTATGTCATACTGAGGCCTTGAAGAAATGGATGGAAAAAATATCCGAGTCACAGGGCTTGGGAGGGGTGACGATGGAATGTGCTAGTTTATTGAATAATGGGTTACATGCTTACCTGAAGAACCTGATTATGTCATGTGTTGACCTAGTAGGAGCAAGGTCAGGACGTGAATCAATAAAGCATCCGGTCTACAAGCAGCAACCAGTAGTGAAGCCTATCAATGGCTTTTGGCCAGGAAATCACATGCATGTACAGAGTAGTGGTGGGTCTTCAGAGGGTACACATGGTTTAAGAAACTTGTCTTCAATATCTCTACAGGATTTTAGGATAGCTATGGAGCTAAATCCACTACAGCTTGGTGAAGACTGGCCATTGCTGCTTGAGAAAATATGCCTCCATTCATTTGAAGAATAA